Proteins encoded together in one Peribacillus asahii window:
- a CDS encoding nitroreductase family protein translates to MDVITAIKTRRSIGVVKPDPVPKELIEAILEAGTWAPCHHRTEPWRFFVLTGDGRNRLGNLFAQMTQAKMEEPLSEEDQKRLEREKNKPLRAPVIITVAVEPSDQSKVLLQEEFAAVHAAVQNMLLTAHSLGLGAVWRTGDICYAPEVKEFFGLTGKSEVVGFLYIGYSDIQKELKGKRKHFSEVTQWMD, encoded by the coding sequence ATGGATGTTATTACAGCGATTAAAACAAGAAGAAGTATCGGGGTTGTGAAGCCAGATCCAGTACCAAAAGAATTAATTGAAGCTATTTTAGAAGCAGGAACATGGGCCCCTTGTCATCATCGAACAGAACCGTGGCGTTTTTTCGTTTTAACAGGTGATGGTCGAAATCGTTTAGGAAACCTTTTCGCTCAAATGACACAAGCAAAAATGGAGGAACCTCTGAGTGAGGAAGACCAAAAAAGATTAGAACGTGAGAAAAATAAGCCGTTACGAGCACCTGTGATTATTACAGTAGCGGTCGAACCTTCAGATCAGAGTAAAGTGCTTCTTCAAGAGGAATTTGCTGCGGTGCATGCGGCTGTGCAAAATATGCTGCTAACTGCACACTCTTTAGGATTAGGAGCGGTTTGGAGAACAGGCGATATTTGTTATGCACCGGAAGTGAAGGAGTTTTTTGGACTTACAGGAAAATCAGAAGTCGTTGGCTTTCTGTATATTGGCTATTCCGATATACAGAAGGAATTAAAAGGGAAGAGAAAGCACTTTTCTGAAGTGACACAGTGGATGGATTGA
- a CDS encoding SDR family NAD(P)-dependent oxidoreductase has protein sequence MSKRVAFITGAGRGMGREIARTLASKSMNIVVTDVNLENAQETVSILKEEGAEAVAVYCDVTKLESVQEAVATALTHFEKIDVLVNNAGWDKVEPFLKSEPSTWKAIIDINLMGQIHTCKEILPVMVENGYGKVINISSDSARVGSSGEAVYSAAKGGIVAFTKTLAREMARHKLNVNCIAPGPADTPLFREIGETNEKLVASLEKAIPFRRLAQPSDIANAVAFLASDEAEYITGQTLSVSGGLTMV, from the coding sequence ATGAGTAAACGAGTTGCTTTTATAACAGGAGCAGGCAGAGGAATGGGAAGAGAGATTGCTAGAACGCTAGCTTCTAAATCTATGAATATTGTTGTTACAGATGTAAATTTAGAAAACGCACAAGAAACGGTTTCTATTTTAAAAGAAGAAGGGGCAGAAGCGGTTGCCGTGTATTGCGATGTAACGAAGCTAGAAAGTGTTCAGGAAGCGGTCGCAACAGCACTTACTCATTTTGAAAAGATTGATGTATTGGTCAATAATGCAGGATGGGATAAAGTGGAACCGTTTTTAAAAAGTGAACCAAGTACATGGAAAGCAATTATTGACATTAATTTAATGGGGCAAATTCATACATGTAAGGAAATCTTGCCAGTCATGGTTGAAAACGGTTACGGAAAAGTCATTAATATTTCTTCAGATTCAGCGAGAGTTGGTTCAAGTGGAGAAGCCGTTTACTCGGCTGCAAAAGGTGGAATCGTGGCCTTTACGAAAACATTGGCTAGAGAAATGGCAAGACATAAACTAAATGTCAATTGTATTGCACCAGGACCAGCTGACACACCGCTATTTAGGGAAATTGGCGAAACGAATGAAAAGCTTGTAGCGTCTTTAGAAAAAGCTATTCCATTCAGACGTTTAGCTCAACCTAGTGATATTGCTAATGCTGTGGCGTTCTTGGCCTCTGATGAAGCAGAATATATTACGGGTCAAACACTTTCAGTGAGCGGCGGATTAACAATGGTGTAA
- a CDS encoding AAA family ATPase, whose translation MFLKKITMLQEKVDGDQYPFSIPAIQSLSELEIKKPVTFFVGENGSGKSTLLEAIAVNAGFHAAGGGRNNTYDVHAAQADLRDYIRLSWLPKITNGFFLRAESFYQFASHIDELAKEHSSIYQSYGGQSLHKQSHGESFLSLFTNRFNENAIYFLDEPEAALSPARQLALLRVMHDLMTKGNVQFIIATHSPILLGYPDAQILSFDHGKIKEVDYESTEHYQITKYFLQHREKMLMELFMEED comes from the coding sequence ATGTTTTTAAAGAAAATCACTATGCTTCAAGAGAAAGTGGATGGGGATCAGTATCCATTTTCAATTCCAGCGATTCAGTCATTATCTGAATTAGAAATCAAGAAGCCGGTCACTTTTTTTGTTGGCGAGAATGGCTCGGGAAAATCCACTTTATTAGAAGCAATTGCGGTTAACGCTGGTTTTCATGCTGCTGGCGGCGGACGGAATAATACATACGATGTACACGCAGCACAAGCTGACTTGCGAGATTATATTCGGCTTTCGTGGCTGCCGAAAATCACGAATGGCTTTTTCCTGCGAGCGGAATCATTCTACCAATTTGCTTCTCATATTGATGAATTAGCAAAGGAGCATTCTAGTATTTATCAGAGCTACGGGGGACAATCTTTGCATAAGCAATCACATGGCGAATCGTTTCTATCTTTATTTACAAATCGATTTAATGAAAATGCGATTTATTTTTTAGATGAACCAGAGGCGGCATTATCACCAGCAAGACAGCTAGCTCTTCTTCGCGTTATGCACGATTTAATGACGAAAGGGAATGTTCAATTTATTATTGCCACGCATTCTCCTATTTTACTCGGCTATCCGGATGCGCAAATTCTGAGCTTTGATCATGGGAAAATTAAAGAAGTAGATTATGAGAGTACGGAGCATTATCAGATAACGAAGTATTTTTTACAGCATCGGGAGAAAATGCTGATGGAGCTGTTTATGGAGGAAGATTAA
- a CDS encoding preprotein translocase subunit Tim44: MKKLLAAVLTAILVLAPVGSFVFQESATTVDAKSYKSGKKSFNTNRNSNIQNNNINKSDTTTTNKAKTNTTNKGGFMSGGLMKGLMLGGLAGLLFGSLFANMGVLGSILGFLINVIAIVAIIVIIRKIFVYFKDKKKKEDTNPWRN, from the coding sequence ATGAAAAAATTATTGGCAGCTGTATTAACTGCAATTCTGGTGTTAGCACCTGTTGGAAGCTTTGTATTCCAAGAGAGCGCAACAACGGTTGATGCGAAATCTTACAAATCAGGAAAGAAAAGCTTTAATACTAATAGAAACAGCAATATCCAAAATAATAATATAAACAAATCTGATACGACAACAACGAATAAAGCAAAGACGAACACTACTAATAAAGGCGGCTTTATGTCTGGCGGACTTATGAAAGGTCTTATGTTAGGTGGACTTGCTGGATTATTATTTGGCAGCCTATTTGCGAATATGGGTGTATTAGGATCAATTCTTGGCTTCTTAATTAATGTAATTGCAATCGTAGCTATCATTGTCATCATTCGTAAAATCTTCGTTTACTTCAAGGATAAAAAGAAAAAAGAGGATACTAATCCGTGGAGAAATTAA
- a CDS encoding SDR family NAD(P)-dependent oxidoreductase, whose product MNSSLQGKNVLITGAAKGIGRGIALAAASEGANIALHYRGSEAEAMKTAKEIEELGGKVTLVQGDLARLEDIKRIKETLDEKFGHVDCIVNNAGWAQVKSFFQYEPEEWKREVDICFYGVLNLVHTFMPAMMENNQGKFINIVGDSARTGDRNLIVSAAARGGAISFLKSLAIEAGRNNVQCNTVSLGLIDQGELNFNEATLAKVVKQYPLKRLGQVDDVTGIILFLLSESADWITGQVISVNGGHSMLG is encoded by the coding sequence ATGAATAGTAGTTTACAAGGAAAAAATGTCTTAATTACCGGTGCTGCAAAAGGAATTGGTCGAGGAATTGCGTTAGCGGCTGCTAGTGAAGGGGCGAATATTGCGTTACATTACCGTGGATCTGAAGCAGAAGCTATGAAAACAGCGAAAGAAATCGAAGAACTTGGGGGAAAAGTAACTCTCGTACAAGGTGATCTTGCACGTTTAGAAGATATTAAGAGAATCAAAGAAACGCTTGATGAGAAGTTTGGCCATGTGGATTGTATTGTTAACAACGCTGGCTGGGCGCAAGTAAAATCGTTCTTTCAATATGAGCCAGAAGAATGGAAACGTGAAGTAGATATTTGTTTTTATGGTGTATTGAATTTAGTACATACGTTTATGCCTGCGATGATGGAGAACAATCAGGGGAAGTTTATTAATATTGTCGGGGATTCTGCAAGAACAGGGGATCGAAATTTAATTGTTTCAGCAGCTGCTAGAGGGGGAGCAATCAGTTTTTTAAAGTCACTAGCAATCGAAGCAGGTCGAAACAACGTGCAATGTAACACGGTTTCACTTGGACTCATTGACCAAGGTGAATTGAATTTTAATGAAGCAACACTCGCGAAGGTGGTCAAGCAGTATCCGCTCAAAAGACTTGGACAAGTCGATGATGTAACGGGAATTATTTTATTTTTATTATCGGAATCAGCGGATTGGATTACCGGCCAGGTCATATCGGTAAATGGCGGGCATAGTATGTTGGGGTAA
- a CDS encoding C40 family peptidase: MKKKFIALNTSIMIGLGSLFSIPAVQAESISNIESKRTGIQEEIAEAQKLIKELNAEQAKLTKQIEQVEQAIKENNAKITKTKEQIKETQADVDALKKSIAALEERIANREEVLKERALSFQESGGDVNYVEVLFGATDFSDFVGRVQAVATMAQADRDILAQQEADKAELEEKKAAVEKKLSNLKSMKVELEGMQVQIESQKKQSEGAMAKLEAKEATTKQLQESLEKKDANLASQIASILEERRQEAKRKAAEEQTLQQAAREAQQSTQSSTSNNSSSTSSANSKSDTSDKSKSTESAEPKAAAPKPSSANTGSAITAGYKYIGNSTYKFGGGRTASDIANGLFDCSAFVSWAYRQAGVSLPAHTDALAASGTKISASQMQPGDLVFFDTYKRNGHVGIYVGGGKFIGSQSSTGVAIANMSSGYWADTFKGYVVRVN, encoded by the coding sequence TTGAAGAAGAAATTTATCGCATTAAATACATCTATTATGATTGGACTAGGAAGTTTATTTTCAATTCCAGCAGTACAAGCAGAAAGCATTTCAAATATTGAGTCTAAACGTACGGGGATTCAAGAAGAAATTGCTGAAGCACAGAAACTTATTAAAGAATTAAATGCAGAGCAAGCAAAGCTAACAAAACAAATTGAACAAGTTGAACAAGCTATTAAAGAAAACAACGCAAAGATTACAAAAACGAAAGAGCAAATTAAAGAAACACAAGCAGACGTAGATGCGCTGAAAAAATCGATTGCAGCATTGGAAGAACGAATTGCAAATCGTGAAGAAGTTCTTAAAGAACGTGCTCTTTCATTCCAAGAAAGCGGCGGCGATGTCAATTATGTGGAAGTATTATTTGGGGCAACAGACTTCAGTGATTTCGTAGGCCGTGTTCAAGCGGTAGCGACAATGGCTCAAGCAGACCGTGATATTTTAGCTCAACAAGAAGCGGATAAAGCTGAATTAGAAGAGAAGAAAGCAGCAGTTGAGAAGAAATTATCTAACTTAAAAAGCATGAAGGTTGAGTTAGAAGGAATGCAGGTTCAAATTGAATCTCAGAAGAAACAAAGTGAAGGAGCCATGGCGAAGTTAGAGGCAAAAGAAGCAACAACGAAACAGCTTCAAGAAAGCCTAGAGAAAAAGGATGCTAATCTTGCATCGCAAATTGCTTCTATTCTTGAAGAAAGAAGACAAGAAGCAAAACGTAAAGCAGCAGAAGAACAAACTTTACAACAAGCAGCAAGAGAAGCGCAACAATCAACACAATCATCAACATCTAACAATAGCTCTTCAACATCATCGGCAAACAGTAAATCTGATACGTCTGATAAATCGAAATCAACTGAATCAGCTGAACCAAAAGCTGCTGCACCTAAACCAAGCAGTGCTAACACAGGTTCAGCGATTACAGCAGGATACAAGTATATTGGGAACTCTACTTATAAATTTGGCGGCGGTAGAACGGCATCAGATATTGCGAACGGTTTATTCGATTGTTCTGCTTTCGTATCTTGGGCATATCGTCAAGCTGGTGTGAGCCTTCCAGCACATACAGATGCTTTAGCGGCGTCTGGAACAAAAATTTCAGCAAGCCAAATGCAACCTGGAGATTTAGTATTCTTTGATACGTATAAAAGAAATGGACATGTTGGTATTTATGTAGGCGGCGGTAAATTCATCGGTTCTCAAAGCTCTACAGGTGTAGCTATTGCGAATATGAGCAGCGGTTACTGGGCTGACACATTCAAGGGATATGTTGTACGTGTAAACTAA
- a CDS encoding YxcD family protein encodes MEKLIIPEQDIINALCVYISRKKQIQPQDVEVELMYDDEYGFSAEVYWEGRKQVLITVNLIEALRLWLDEFLNRDPYAGIELVLNDEEGIIAVIN; translated from the coding sequence GTGGAGAAATTAATTATTCCAGAACAAGATATTATTAATGCACTATGTGTGTATATTTCTCGTAAAAAACAAATTCAACCTCAAGATGTTGAAGTAGAATTGATGTATGATGATGAGTATGGATTTTCTGCTGAAGTGTATTGGGAAGGGCGCAAGCAAGTTCTAATTACAGTGAACTTAATCGAAGCACTTCGTTTATGGCTTGATGAATTTTTAAACCGAGATCCTTATGCCGGAATTGAGTTAGTGCTTAATGATGAAGAAGGAATTATAGCTGTTATTAACTGA
- a CDS encoding YezD family protein yields the protein MSKLEEQQLQYILSSLQNIQYGSVVITVHNGEITQVDTTEKKRFPLLKSHTAKAK from the coding sequence ATGAGCAAGTTAGAAGAGCAGCAATTACAATATATTTTATCCAGTTTGCAAAATATCCAGTATGGTTCAGTAGTTATTACGGTACATAACGGCGAAATCACACAGGTCGATACAACGGAAAAGAAGCGGTTTCCACTTTTAAAAAGTCATACTGCCAAAGCGAAATAG
- a CDS encoding serine hydrolase: MTLQSIEPKILELIETFDGRIAYKIENDRGESISYHEHEAFQSASLIKIPMIIEGYRQAENQDIYLNQPLTIPRNEVTRGSGVLHTLSDKVFLTVEDLLTLMITISDNTSTNMMMTLLTFEKINQCIQELGLENTVLERRMFDFKALKEGRDNTMSAADTVLCLKAIHTGNFLTKASQERILDIFEQQQFKERLPAMMGKGVKVGNKTGSLRGVMHDAAIIRSETETVYASVLTEDMASEEESRQIISKIGKLIYDEMVSS; encoded by the coding sequence ATGACTTTACAATCAATTGAACCAAAAATTTTAGAGCTTATTGAAACATTTGATGGGCGAATCGCGTACAAAATTGAAAACGATCGCGGAGAGTCTATTTCTTATCACGAACATGAAGCGTTTCAATCCGCAAGCTTAATTAAAATCCCGATGATTATTGAAGGGTATCGTCAAGCTGAGAACCAAGATATTTATTTAAATCAGCCGTTAACGATTCCACGCAATGAGGTCACTCGCGGGTCTGGTGTACTCCATACTTTGTCAGATAAGGTATTTTTAACAGTTGAAGATTTATTAACGCTCATGATTACGATTTCGGATAACACCTCTACGAATATGATGATGACGTTGCTTACTTTTGAAAAGATTAATCAATGTATTCAAGAGCTAGGATTGGAAAATACCGTTCTAGAACGAAGAATGTTTGATTTTAAGGCGTTAAAGGAAGGGCGCGACAATACGATGTCAGCCGCTGATACTGTACTTTGTTTAAAGGCGATACATACGGGTAATTTTTTAACAAAAGCCAGTCAAGAAAGGATTCTAGACATCTTTGAACAGCAGCAATTTAAGGAACGTCTTCCTGCTATGATGGGAAAAGGTGTGAAAGTTGGGAATAAAACTGGCAGCCTTCGTGGAGTCATGCATGATGCGGCTATTATTCGCTCTGAAACAGAAACGGTTTACGCGTCTGTTTTAACGGAAGATATGGCGTCAGAAGAGGAAAGCCGTCAGATTATTAGTAAGATTGGTAAATTGATTTATGATGAGATGGTAAGTTCTTAA
- a CDS encoding YdcF family protein — MRKKITVSVLSIVGLGVLYVAFLQLKIYQHSHQEIPKNVDYVIVLGARVKGTVPSLSLQYRIDAAAAYLLENKKTIAIVSGGQGEGEDISEAEAMRRELVRKGVEESRIILEDQSTSTYENITFSKKLIPSGSETGLIVSNDFHLYRASMIAKREELQVTGIPAKTPEIVLVKSYVREYLAITKYYITRI, encoded by the coding sequence ATGAGAAAGAAGATTACAGTTAGTGTTTTAAGTATAGTCGGATTAGGGGTTTTGTATGTGGCTTTTTTGCAGCTGAAAATCTATCAACATAGTCATCAAGAAATTCCGAAAAATGTCGATTATGTAATTGTGCTTGGAGCGAGGGTAAAAGGAACGGTACCGTCATTGTCCTTACAATACCGAATTGATGCGGCTGCTGCTTACTTATTAGAAAACAAAAAGACGATTGCGATTGTTTCTGGTGGGCAAGGTGAAGGGGAAGACATTTCTGAAGCGGAAGCGATGCGACGAGAACTTGTTAGAAAAGGCGTGGAGGAATCAAGAATTATTTTAGAAGACCAGTCGACTTCTACTTATGAAAATATTACTTTTTCAAAGAAATTGATTCCAAGCGGAAGTGAAACAGGTCTCATTGTCTCGAATGACTTTCATTTGTATCGCGCGAGTATGATAGCAAAAAGAGAAGAGTTACAGGTCACGGGAATACCGGCAAAAACACCTGAAATAGTTCTTGTAAAATCGTATGTGAGAGAATATTTAGCGATTACGAAATACTATATAACGAGAATATGA
- a CDS encoding LCP family protein: MEETVKRSNKKRTKKFRKLKLFVLVILLIPLGLLGYGYFQYYDAKTKAESALGSAHKKEEIEFNGEKHEQDKVHILLIGVDKRKGQVQSNSDTIMIAQFDPKNQKVKLATLMRDMYVPIPGYSDSYKINAANFLGGPELVRKTIKENFGIDTEYFVMVDFKGFETIIDTLNPDGIEIDVEKSMSKGIGVSLVEGTQKLNGKELLGYARYRQDSESDFGRTRRQQQVIKVLLDEVVSTNGISNAPRLLGAVQPYISTNISSVDSLSLIKEVLSNRPESVDTLTIPVQGSYTDERVEGKNGGHSQLVLQIDEAVNRQALHDFLLNESDDKVAQSH; this comes from the coding sequence ATGGAAGAGACGGTGAAGCGTTCTAACAAGAAAAGAACGAAAAAATTTAGAAAACTTAAGCTTTTTGTATTAGTTATATTACTGATTCCTTTAGGACTGCTTGGTTATGGGTATTTTCAGTATTATGATGCGAAAACAAAAGCGGAAAGTGCACTCGGTTCTGCTCATAAAAAAGAAGAAATAGAATTTAATGGCGAGAAACATGAACAAGATAAAGTTCATATTTTATTAATCGGAGTGGATAAAAGAAAAGGACAAGTGCAATCCAATTCGGATACGATTATGATTGCTCAGTTTGATCCGAAAAATCAAAAAGTTAAACTAGCTACATTAATGAGAGACATGTATGTTCCAATTCCAGGTTATAGCGATTCCTATAAAATCAATGCAGCTAATTTCTTAGGCGGTCCTGAGTTAGTTAGAAAAACGATCAAAGAAAACTTTGGAATTGATACAGAGTATTTTGTGATGGTTGATTTTAAGGGATTTGAAACGATTATCGATACATTAAACCCCGATGGCATAGAGATTGATGTAGAAAAGTCCATGAGTAAGGGGATTGGAGTTAGTTTAGTCGAAGGAACACAGAAATTAAATGGAAAAGAACTGCTTGGATATGCTCGTTATAGACAGGATAGCGAATCAGATTTTGGCAGAACGAGACGTCAGCAACAAGTGATAAAAGTATTATTGGATGAAGTCGTGAGTACAAACGGAATCTCAAATGCTCCAAGATTACTAGGGGCCGTCCAACCGTATATTTCTACTAATATCAGCAGTGTGGATAGCTTAAGTTTAATTAAAGAAGTGTTATCTAACCGGCCTGAATCTGTAGACACTTTAACGATTCCAGTTCAGGGTTCGTACACCGATGAACGAGTTGAGGGGAAAAATGGCGGTCATAGTCAGCTTGTGCTGCAAATCGATGAAGCAGTCAATCGTCAAGCGCTGCATGATTTTCTGCTGAATGAATCAGATGATAAGGTCGCTCAATCTCACTAA
- a CDS encoding efflux RND transporter permease subunit, which translates to MEFFTKWAFKNKAAVSLVTVFILLIGMFSYFKLPMEFLPSADNPQVTIVTMGQGTDAKTMETTVTDPIERAVTGLKGKTSVYSVTGDGFSKVDLFFEAGSDMKQAKLDVQEALGNVALPQQMSKPTVTQLNTSMIPISFIAVTFKDGLTAENLDFVQEELEPLYKDIKGVSDVQTFGAAESVLSVKVNNKQLAKKNVSIEQIMGVLNGQNTALAVGENVIDGKTSNIKVIGDVTSVAKLKALRVKPRVTLGQVAKVEEVKNDNLISRFNGEDSIDMSIVKDSQSNAVTISREVEKITKEINDKYPDQQSTIYLSTADMVETSVQTMVKEVLLGALFATIVIMVFLRNVRSTFITIVSIPLSLGLTLFLLSLSGVTLNILTLGGVAVAIGRLVDDSIVVIENIFRKMQQEKFSLQLVMDATKEVGVAITASTLTTVAVFLPVALLNGGLQEFLLPFALTVTYSLLASLLVALTVVPLMSAGLLRKTKLPKHRPAKRFTKVVTWSLNHKWVVLLISFLLFISSIATYFAMPKGAVDNSTADYVSATLAYPSDQPFDEVKDKAIELEETIQDMNEVDDVFMQLGVSAEAAQYGAVTSPTEATFGILVKDKEQIDTILEKIEQQKEHYPDAKLEASAASFMMGAGQTNITIDVIGNNVEELEGTANQIKDQIQDIEGVEEVTTNQDEKKTIYSFKVNSSRGNTEQIAQQLGVMLNRTPIGHITLEEQLTPVYLEPILNPKTPEDLKDIPVMTASGLVPVSKVASLKSEESTTNLFHKDGETYLQVTATVDPAKLSDIASKVNLEIFGDKENKGLDIPKDVEVYVGGASVQQADDFTDLFVTMFISIGIVFLIMVITFKSMRAPIAILFSLPFAAIGAVLGLLISRIPVDMTALLGALMLIGIVVTNAIVLLDRVKQNEQHMIIRDAIVEASATRFRPIVMTAVATICAMLPLLYKKAETGSLVSQSLAIVVIGGLAVSTLLTLIVIPCIYELLYFKKSKKQRRKAKVFAEERVDM; encoded by the coding sequence GTGGAATTCTTCACAAAGTGGGCGTTTAAGAATAAAGCTGCTGTTTCGTTAGTAACTGTTTTTATTCTATTAATTGGGATGTTCAGCTATTTCAAATTGCCTATGGAATTTTTACCTTCGGCTGATAATCCACAAGTGACGATTGTCACAATGGGTCAGGGGACGGATGCAAAAACAATGGAAACGACCGTAACAGATCCGATTGAAAGGGCTGTTACAGGATTAAAAGGAAAGACCTCTGTCTATTCTGTGACGGGGGACGGCTTTTCAAAAGTTGATTTATTCTTTGAAGCAGGATCGGATATGAAACAAGCAAAGCTGGATGTCCAAGAAGCTTTAGGGAATGTAGCTCTGCCTCAACAGATGTCAAAGCCTACAGTTACCCAGCTTAATACATCGATGATTCCAATTTCATTTATCGCTGTAACATTTAAAGATGGATTAACAGCGGAAAACTTAGATTTTGTTCAGGAGGAGCTCGAGCCTTTATATAAAGATATTAAAGGAGTTTCCGATGTTCAAACATTTGGTGCTGCGGAGTCCGTTCTTTCCGTTAAAGTGAACAATAAACAATTAGCGAAAAAGAACGTATCGATTGAACAGATTATGGGAGTTCTGAACGGGCAAAATACGGCTCTAGCTGTTGGAGAAAACGTCATTGACGGGAAGACAAGTAATATTAAAGTAATTGGAGATGTAACAAGCGTTGCCAAGCTAAAAGCACTAAGGGTCAAACCAAGGGTTACGCTCGGTCAAGTGGCGAAGGTTGAAGAAGTAAAAAACGACAATCTTATTAGTCGATTTAATGGAGAAGACAGCATTGATATGAGCATTGTTAAGGACAGTCAGTCAAATGCTGTAACCATTAGCCGTGAAGTAGAAAAGATCACAAAAGAAATTAATGACAAGTATCCTGATCAGCAATCGACGATTTATCTATCTACAGCTGATATGGTAGAAACGTCTGTTCAGACGATGGTGAAAGAAGTATTGCTTGGTGCATTGTTTGCTACGATTGTGATTATGGTCTTTTTACGAAATGTACGCTCAACTTTTATTACAATCGTTTCGATTCCGCTGTCCCTTGGTTTAACCCTCTTCTTGTTATCCTTATCGGGTGTAACCTTAAATATTTTAACACTGGGCGGTGTCGCTGTAGCAATTGGTCGCTTAGTGGATGATAGCATTGTTGTGATTGAGAATATTTTCCGAAAAATGCAACAGGAGAAGTTTTCGCTTCAATTAGTGATGGATGCTACGAAAGAAGTAGGTGTGGCGATTACAGCTTCCACTCTTACAACTGTCGCTGTTTTCTTGCCGGTTGCTTTATTGAATGGAGGGCTTCAAGAGTTCCTGCTGCCTTTTGCTTTAACGGTTACGTATTCTTTACTTGCTTCGTTACTTGTCGCGTTAACGGTTGTTCCGCTTATGAGTGCAGGACTGCTAAGGAAAACGAAGCTTCCTAAACACCGACCGGCCAAGCGTTTTACAAAGGTTGTGACGTGGTCATTGAATCATAAATGGGTTGTCCTTCTGATTTCCTTCTTATTGTTTATCAGTTCTATTGCTACATACTTTGCGATGCCTAAAGGAGCTGTGGACAATTCGACAGCTGATTATGTGTCAGCGACGCTCGCTTATCCAAGTGATCAGCCATTTGATGAAGTAAAAGATAAAGCGATTGAACTCGAAGAAACGATTCAAGATATGAATGAAGTCGATGATGTGTTTATGCAATTAGGAGTCTCTGCTGAAGCCGCTCAATATGGTGCGGTGACATCACCTACAGAAGCGACTTTTGGTATTTTAGTAAAAGATAAAGAGCAGATTGATACAATCTTAGAAAAAATCGAGCAGCAAAAAGAGCATTATCCTGATGCGAAGCTTGAAGCGAGTGCCGCTTCCTTTATGATGGGAGCAGGACAAACGAATATTACGATTGATGTAATCGGGAATAATGTGGAAGAGCTCGAAGGAACAGCTAATCAAATTAAAGATCAAATTCAAGATATTGAAGGTGTAGAAGAAGTTACAACGAATCAAGATGAAAAGAAAACCATCTACTCATTCAAGGTCAATTCATCTAGAGGAAATACAGAGCAAATTGCTCAACAACTCGGTGTAATGCTGAATAGAACGCCTATCGGCCATATTACGCTAGAGGAACAGTTAACACCTGTGTACCTTGAACCAATCTTAAATCCGAAAACACCAGAGGATTTAAAGGATATTCCGGTTATGACAGCGTCTGGTTTAGTACCTGTATCAAAAGTTGCTTCATTAAAGAGTGAAGAAAGTACAACGAATCTGTTTCATAAAGACGGTGAAACATATCTTCAAGTAACAGCAACAGTTGATCCAGCTAAACTCTCTGATATTGCAAGCAAAGTAAATCTTGAGATATTTGGAGATAAAGAGAATAAAGGTCTCGATATTCCGAAAGATGTAGAGGTGTATGTTGGGGGAGCAAGCGTACAGCAAGCCGATGATTTTACTGATTTGTTTGTTACGATGTTCATTTCGATTGGTATTGTTTTTCTGATTATGGTAATTACATTTAAGTCCATGAGAGCGCCGATTGCGATTCTATTTTCATTGCCGTTCGCTGCGATTGGTGCCGTCTTAGGGCTGTTAATTAGCCGTATTCCGGTCGATATGACAGCACTTTTAGGGGCGCTTATGTTAATTGGTATTGTCGTGACAAATGCAATTGTCTTGTTAGACCGAGTGAAACAAAATGAACAACATATGATTATTCGTGATGCGATTGTTGAAGCGTCAGCAACAAGATTCCGTCCAATTGTGATGACAGCTGTAGCCACGATTTGTGCGATGCTACCTCTTTTATACAAAAAAGCGGAAACAGGAAGCTTAGTTTCCCAAAGCTTAGCCATCGTTGTTATTGGCGGTTTAGCTGTTTCTACATTGCTCACGCTCATTGTTATCCCATGTATATATGAATTGTTGTATTTTAAAAAGTCGAAAAAACAAAGAAGGAAAGCGAAAGTCTTTGCTGAAGAACGTGTTGATATGTAA